The Pontibacillus halophilus JSM 076056 = DSM 19796 genome has a segment encoding these proteins:
- the speB gene encoding agmatinase — MYKPIDSSLSPRFCGMRTFMRLEAVRTEEDVDFAVVGVPFDTAASNRTGQRGGPQHIRNASVLLRPYNPDQDISIFDHVSGVDYGDIDVIPGNVHRTYDNIVEGLKPLLENGVTPILLGGDHSISLGHLRAFHEQYGKMAFVHFDSHGDTWDNYFGEKYMHGTPFRRAAEEGLLDMERSVQVGLRGPLYGPEDVSDAEELGFEVYTMRDVRKLGREQILERIHEKIGPDHPVFVSFDIDFVDPAYAPGTGTPEVAGPTSYEALEFVRGLHGLNLVGFDLVEVLPEYDSGDTTAGLASAVGFEMVSLVAMKKRAQNKVYL, encoded by the coding sequence ATGTATAAACCAATTGATTCATCACTGTCACCGCGATTTTGCGGCATGCGTACATTTATGAGGTTGGAGGCAGTTCGGACAGAAGAGGACGTGGATTTTGCTGTCGTTGGTGTTCCTTTCGACACGGCGGCTTCGAATCGAACAGGACAGCGTGGAGGACCCCAACATATTCGAAACGCATCAGTTCTGTTACGGCCGTATAATCCTGACCAGGACATTTCAATCTTTGACCATGTGTCGGGGGTTGATTACGGAGATATTGATGTGATTCCTGGCAATGTGCATCGTACGTACGACAATATCGTGGAAGGGTTGAAGCCACTTCTTGAGAATGGAGTCACGCCAATCTTGTTAGGTGGGGATCATTCCATTTCACTCGGACATCTTCGTGCATTCCATGAGCAATATGGGAAGATGGCATTTGTTCATTTCGATTCACATGGAGATACGTGGGACAATTATTTCGGCGAGAAATACATGCACGGTACACCATTCCGACGTGCGGCCGAAGAGGGATTGTTAGATATGGAGCGTTCGGTTCAAGTTGGCCTCCGTGGTCCACTTTATGGTCCTGAAGACGTAAGTGATGCAGAGGAGCTTGGATTTGAAGTGTATACGATGAGAGATGTGCGGAAATTGGGACGAGAGCAGATCCTAGAACGCATTCATGAGAAGATTGGTCCTGACCATCCCGTGTTCGTAAGCTTTGATATTGATTTCGTTGACCCGGCCTACGCTCCAGGAACCGGAACGCCTGAAGTTGCAGGTCCGACTAGCTATGAGGCGCTCGAGTTCGTTCGGGGATTACATGGATTGAATCTAGTCGGATTTGATTTAGTTGAGGTGCTTCCAGAGTATGATTCCGGTGATACCACCGCAGGCCTTGCCTCTGCAGTTGGCTTTGAAATGGTCAGTCTGGTGGCGATGAAGAAGCGAGCTCAGAACAAAGTCTATCTTTAA
- a CDS encoding YjiH family protein, whose amino-acid sequence MQSNSTEVATKSEVQPYVDGYSRKAYLKFILPSLMGAMLFLAPIYYKGKVTIGIGVLAEFFQGVFDGYLHIFMTCVMVLSVLGVIYAQVVKPKWVMRSSFFSSLFIINSFWMAVRSLGAIFAVLTLFEFGPEWIYGGSTGGTVLYSLIPVLTTWFLFAGLLMPLILEFGLMEFIGSIFRKVMKPLFKLPGRSSIDAFASWMGSGTVGVLITTRQYEEGFYTKREAAVISTTFSVASVAFSLVVITFIGLEDMFVQFYSAVIIGGLVAAVICPRIPPLSLKKDEYYEPVGKQISEAVPEHTSNFKWGVQKAVEKAESVPSYGSVAVKGLKNVLDIWFGLLPLVMALGTIALVIAEFTPFFTYLSYPIVGLLNLLQIPAAAEAAPAMLVGFADMFLPAVIGSGIENELSRFVIAAVSMTQLIYMSEVGVLLMKSKIPVTFLDLIIIFLQRTIITLPIIAWLAHTFFF is encoded by the coding sequence GTGCAATCAAATTCAACCGAAGTTGCGACGAAATCAGAAGTTCAACCCTATGTGGATGGATATTCTCGTAAAGCGTATTTAAAGTTCATCCTCCCTTCTTTAATGGGTGCTATGTTATTCTTAGCACCCATTTATTATAAGGGGAAAGTGACCATTGGCATTGGCGTATTGGCGGAGTTCTTTCAAGGTGTCTTTGATGGCTATCTTCACATATTTATGACGTGTGTTATGGTGTTGTCCGTATTAGGAGTAATTTACGCACAAGTTGTAAAGCCAAAGTGGGTAATGCGGTCATCGTTCTTCTCTTCGTTATTTATCATCAACTCCTTTTGGATGGCTGTCCGTTCATTAGGCGCAATCTTTGCTGTTCTTACACTCTTTGAATTTGGTCCAGAATGGATTTACGGAGGTTCAACTGGCGGTACCGTGTTGTACTCGCTCATCCCGGTGTTGACTACGTGGTTCTTATTCGCCGGGCTGTTGATGCCGCTCATTTTAGAGTTCGGATTGATGGAGTTTATCGGCTCTATTTTCCGTAAAGTGATGAAGCCGTTATTCAAGTTACCTGGCCGTTCATCGATTGATGCGTTCGCTTCCTGGATGGGAAGTGGCACGGTAGGTGTCTTAATTACAACGCGGCAGTACGAAGAAGGATTCTATACGAAGCGTGAAGCAGCCGTCATTTCAACCACGTTCTCTGTCGCTTCCGTTGCATTTAGCCTCGTTGTGATCACCTTTATTGGTCTTGAGGACATGTTCGTCCAATTCTACTCGGCAGTCATCATCGGAGGACTTGTGGCAGCCGTCATTTGTCCGCGTATTCCCCCACTCTCTCTGAAGAAAGATGAGTACTACGAGCCAGTAGGCAAGCAAATCAGTGAAGCGGTCCCGGAACATACCTCTAACTTCAAATGGGGTGTACAGAAGGCAGTCGAGAAAGCGGAAAGCGTACCGAGCTATGGAAGTGTAGCCGTAAAAGGCTTGAAAAATGTGCTCGATATCTGGTTCGGCTTGCTGCCTTTAGTAATGGCGCTAGGAACGATTGCGTTGGTGATTGCAGAATTTACTCCATTCTTTACGTACCTTTCCTATCCGATCGTCGGGTTGTTGAACCTGCTACAAATTCCAGCCGCAGCAGAAGCTGCCCCAGCCATGCTTGTTGGCTTCGCGGATATGTTCCTACCAGCCGTAATTGGAAGTGGAATTGAAAACGAACTCTCACGCTTTGTCATCGCCGCAGTCTCCATGACCCAGCTCATCTACATGTCCGAAGTTGGCGTTCTACTAATGAAATCCAAAATTCCAGTCACCTTCCTAGACCTCATCATCATCTTTCTACAACGAACCATCATCACACTGCCCATCATCGCATGGCTCGCACACACCTTCTTCTTCTAA
- a CDS encoding APC family permease, with amino-acid sequence MGENKLNKILSSFDLLVLALGAMLGWGWVVLSGSWIASAGAMGAVVAFIIGGFLVICVGLNYAELSSAMPKVGGEHEYVHRALGYKASFIASWAITLGYISVVTFEAVALPTVIDYLLPDYQAGYLWTVAGWDVHLNWVLIGSVGALIITIINYFGVKQAAVMQTVFTLMIVGVGMMLIFGAGMFGDTKNLAHGFSGGAGGIMTVLVMVPFLFVGFDVIPQVAEEANVPPRKIGRFLILSVVGAIVFYIAVTFGVSLGLSSSQLATSELATADAMANLFGSDLFGNILIIGGVAGIITSWNSFIIGGSRVLYAMAQSGMLPEWFGTLHPKHKTPSNAILFIGSLSMLAPLLGRSALVWIVNAGGLGIVSAYFLVALSFIVLRKREPTLERPFRAGKTPVFGYLALLLSLGFIVLYMPGMSAALVWPYEWLMIAAWTMLGAYFFIRMNRGAYARQMTRVREHYEA; translated from the coding sequence ATGGGAGAAAATAAGCTAAATAAAATTTTGTCTTCCTTCGATTTGTTGGTCTTAGCATTGGGGGCCATGCTTGGATGGGGCTGGGTGGTATTGTCTGGTTCTTGGATTGCCTCTGCCGGTGCCATGGGTGCGGTCGTTGCATTTATCATTGGAGGATTTCTTGTCATTTGCGTCGGGCTTAACTATGCGGAATTGTCTTCCGCTATGCCGAAAGTAGGAGGGGAGCATGAATATGTGCATCGGGCACTCGGTTATAAAGCATCGTTCATTGCTTCCTGGGCCATAACGCTTGGATACATATCGGTTGTGACGTTTGAAGCGGTAGCACTACCAACCGTCATTGATTACCTGCTGCCAGATTACCAAGCCGGGTACTTATGGACAGTCGCAGGTTGGGATGTTCATTTAAATTGGGTGCTCATCGGTTCGGTCGGGGCACTCATCATTACAATCATCAACTATTTTGGCGTGAAGCAAGCAGCTGTGATGCAGACTGTGTTTACTCTAATGATTGTTGGAGTTGGAATGATGCTTATCTTTGGGGCTGGTATGTTCGGAGATACGAAGAATCTTGCACATGGATTTAGTGGGGGAGCCGGTGGAATCATGACGGTCCTCGTTATGGTACCCTTCCTATTTGTAGGATTTGATGTCATTCCTCAAGTTGCGGAAGAAGCAAATGTTCCTCCAAGAAAGATTGGGCGGTTTCTTATCCTATCTGTGGTAGGTGCGATTGTATTTTACATTGCGGTTACGTTCGGTGTGTCCCTAGGATTGAGCTCGAGCCAACTGGCCACTTCCGAATTGGCGACGGCAGATGCGATGGCCAACTTATTTGGTTCAGATCTATTTGGGAACATCCTGATTATTGGAGGGGTGGCAGGGATTATAACGAGCTGGAACTCATTTATCATTGGAGGAAGTCGCGTCCTTTACGCAATGGCCCAATCTGGTATGTTGCCAGAGTGGTTCGGCACATTACATCCGAAGCATAAGACGCCATCAAATGCAATCCTATTCATCGGATCACTCTCCATGCTTGCACCGTTGCTCGGTAGATCCGCGTTAGTCTGGATTGTGAACGCAGGTGGGCTTGGAATTGTATCCGCTTACTTTCTTGTCGCATTATCGTTTATTGTCCTAAGAAAAAGAGAACCTACCCTTGAACGTCCATTTCGGGCAGGGAAGACACCAGTATTTGGCTATTTAGCGCTTCTACTAAGCCTTGGCTTTATAGTTTTGTACATGCCAGGCATGTCTGCTGCGCTTGTATGGCCGTATGAGTGGCTGATGATTGCAGCATGGACGATGCTCGGAGCCTACTTCTTTATTCGGATGAACAGAGGGGCTTATGCGCGACAAATGACTCGTGTTAGGGAACATTATGAAGCATGA